The following DNA comes from Tautonia marina.
GTCACGGTCGCAGATCAGGAGGAGCAGGATCATCGGCAGGGTCGCTGCAATCCCGATGAGAACGCCCGAGATATTCCCCTCCAGGGCGTTCCAGGGATCGATTCCGAGGGGCAATCCAATCCCGAACGCCAGGACCGCGAGCCCCAACTCGACGATGATTGCAACTCGAACGAACGGTGTCATGGCTGCCGACTGACCGAAACTTAAATTCATCGGGCGCTCCCCCGGTTTGGAACGCTCATGAAGGCGTATCTGATCGAGCCCGAACTCGGATCTCAAGTCCGGTCCGAGGAGCAATTCCGCCGAGCTCCGGGAAGGCTCCGTGGTCACGCGCCACGACTGCCTCCGAGTCGTTGATTGACCCTCATCGTCGGTGCCGACAGACTGTCACCATGCCCTCCCCTGCCCTTCGACCGAGATGTCAACCGTATGCGATTTGCCCTGAAGGATTCGTGGCTCGGCCTGAGAAACTCAACCACACGTCTGCCGTTTCGATACGGCAAGGCGACCTTGAGTCGATGTCCGCAAGCTGTTTTGGAGGTTTCGATCGAGGTCAACGGCCGGTTGCATCGCGGTTGGTCGGGAGATTGTCTCCCACCGGCCTGGTTCGACAAGACCCCGGGACGATCCTATCGCAGGCAAGTGTCAGACATGATCGGCGTGATCGGCCTGGCTCGATCCGCCTTTGCCCAGGCCGCATCGCGTCCAATCACCTTTTTTCAGAGCTGGCGGGAGGCGGATGCCCTCTGCCGAGCCGAGGCAAGGGAGCGGGGATTCCCCGCGCTGCTCGCCGGATTCGGCGTCAGTCTGGTCGAACGAGCGATCATGGATGCCCTGGCTCGCGCGGCGAACCTGAGTTTCGCGAACGCGATTCGAAGTGACCTGTTCGCGATCGAACCGGGGCGTTTGTTTTCGAGCCTGGAGGGATTCCGACCGGCCGACTGGCTCCCGAAGTCCCCTCGTCATGAGGTCTTCGTAAGACACACAATAGGGATTGGTGATCCCTTAAGCGTTCGGGACATCATGCCGGGAGAGGAGGTCAACGATGGCCTGCCACAGGCCCTCGAAACGTACGTTGAGCGGAGCGGAATCCGCTTCGTGAAGGTCAAGCTGTCCGCGGATTGCGGTGGAGATCTCGACCGCCTTCGAGCGATTGCTGAGGTGCTCGAGCGGCACCGCGGCTCCGATTACCGCCTGACACTCGATGGCAATGAACTGTTCCAGGAGGTCGGCCCCCTTCAAACCTTCGTTGAAGCCCTTCGCTCCGACCCTCGCCTTCGAACCCTGAGCGAGAACGTCCTTGCGCTTGAGCAACCCCTTGATCGAGCAGTCGCGCTGGAGGCCGATCAAGAGGGAGGGATCCAAGCGCTTTCCTCGTGGCGACCCGTCATCATCGACGAATCGGACGCGACGACCGAGGCGTTTCGGCAGGCCCTGGCCCTTGGCTACCGAGGGGTGACCAGCAAGAATTGCAAGGGACCGACCAAGGCGATCCTCAACGCGGGGCTCATCTGGTTGAGGAACGATCTCGGGCGAAGGTCGGAGGTCATGATGACCGGCGAAGATCTTTGCTCGGTCGGCGTGATTCCGGTCCAGGCTGATCTTTGCCTTGCCGCATCGCTAGGGCTGTCGCACGTCGAACGCAATGGGCACCACTATCACCCTGGGCTTTCGTATTTGCCCGAGGCGGATCGTCTGGCGGCCCTCAACGCTCATCCCGACCTCTACGCGAGGCAAGGGGCCATCATCGGCCCGATCGTCCGCGAGGGCCGATTCCTCATCGACTCGCTTCAGTGCGTCGGGTTTGGGTTTGCCGTGGTGCCGGATCGGTCCGCGTTCGAACCGGTGGACTCCTGGCGGTTCGAGTCTCTTGGGCTTGCCGATGAGCCGATCAGCGGATGATTCCACGTCGTTCAAGCGTGGGTCGGCAATATTCGAGCAAGGCAAGGTCGGCCAGTTCTTCGAGAATCGCCTCGCGGGTGGGTTCCTGGAGCGAGGTTCGCACGCCATCGAGGAGGGCCATGACGAAGTGGTCGCGGGCCTTGGAAATCGCCTCACGTACCCAGCCGGCCTGAACCGGTTTCCCCAGGATCGCCGAGAGCATCGAGGCCAGCTCCGGAGATTTCATCTTGGGATGCCGCACTCGATGTTGAAGTACCGTATGCAAGGGCTGTCCGGTTCGCTCCTGATGGCGAGCCAACGCGGCCCACGCCTGAGCCATCAGCTCTCGCTTCCAGCTTTCGGCGAACTGCTGATCGAAGTCTGAAGGGCCACCATCTGGGGCAACCGGCTCGGGAACATTCGATCCGTCAATCGATACGGGCGTCCGTTGCCGCTTCCGGTAATGGTCGATCATGAGATTCCGGAGCGCTCGCTTGAGAAAGTCTCGAAAGCGGCCTCGACTGGGATCGGCCCGGTGAAGATCGCCTCGAAGAAACCGCAGGGCGAACTCCTGGTCCAGCTCCGAGGCCAGCTCCGGATCGCGTAATGCCCCGAGCAAGTAGCGGTGGACCGCCCCGGCGTAGCGCACCATCAGTTTCGTCTGGGCGGCCGAGATCTCCTCGGGAGGCCCGTGATGAGCCTGAAAGACCAGATCCCATTCGGTCGAGATCCGGCTGAGATGGGCCTGCTCGTCTCTCATTGACAGGACCTCCCACTCCCGGGACTCGCTGACAGCCCTGATACGCAATCAATCGGATCAGACACCAGACGAGTCTACGGGAATTTTCAGGAATCGGGAAAGAGCCCAAACTGCCGAAATTCTCAACCTCGACAGGTGGTTTCGCCTTCTCTCGGCTGCCTCACCTCACGATTCAGCACCGTCCCGAAAAATTCCGAGAAAGGTTCTGACACTTTCAGGGGGGCACCGTATAGGAAGGTGACGCAAGTCGGCACCGGAGGTTGGCTCCGGAGGTCGCCGGGCCATCGATCGCCAGGATGGTCCCGTTTAGGACCGGGTCTGCCACGTCTCACGCCCCTGACCGTGTCAGGGCAGCGATGGGGGAACGTCCGTACCTTGGCGAGTCGTCTCGGAACGATGAAGGGATGGAGGACAATGGAGACGGTCTCCTTGATCCTTGGGGACGATCACCCTTTGATCCAACTCGGCTTTCGGGGAACGCTCCGGCTCCCAGGGAAAATTGAGGTTCAGATTCTTGGAAGCTCCAGACATCCCCGGATTCGTCGGCGTTTGCCGGCGCGCAAACGTCGTGCCTTACTCTTGATTGCGAAAGGCTGCGAACCTGCCGAACTGGGCAAGCGCCTGGGGCTTTGTCTGGAGCATGCCGAGGCACTCTCCGAGGAACTGACCCTGAAATTCGGCCTGGATCGGATCGGTCGTCAGGTGCTGTCGGCCGTGCGATCCGGTTCTCTTTGCTTGCGAGGAGGTTCCATCTCCTCGGTGCGTTGCCTGCATCCAGGGTATCAACCGTTTCCACACATTGCGGAACAGGGGAACCGAATCATGGCGGATCAGGAGTTGGTTCGGACGCTCTTTCCGGATGCCTTGGCCCGCTGTCAGGCCAGTGGCGAGTGGATGATCCTTCCCGACCCCGAGGATCAACACCGGCTCGGATACGGCCCTTCGGAATCGGAAGCCTGGAGCTGCGCCGCGATTCGACTTTGTCAGGATGAGTGGTTTCGCCCGATCCTTTCGCAACTGATGGCCATGCAAACCGGGCGTCGGGGTGACGCCTGAACCTCGACCTTTCGCCTGCCAAGGGCAGCCCAACTTCCGACGACCGCGTGGTGAGCGGACTCGAAAAGGTTGCATCATGGTGTGCTCGAACGCATGATGCATGGTGTCCTTTCGAGACAGGATCGAGTTCTCAAGGGCAGATTTCGACGAGATCGGACGGTACTCTTTGATTGCTGGCGATCCGCCCACACCTCACCTCCAGGGAGATTCGCTCCATGCGTCGTTTGTTGCTTGTGCCGGCCATGATTGTGCTGATGACGCCCGCAATTCATGCAGATCTGCCTTCGTACATCGAGGCGCCCGATCCGAGTTACTCCTGGGAACAGACCAAGAACGATACCACGGCCCTGGGGACCGTCCATCATTTGACGCTCACCTCGCAGACCTGGCGAGAGATCCCCTGGACCCACCAGTTTCGCATTTATGAGCCGGCGGTGGTTGAACATGAAGATATGATGGTTCTGTTCATCACAGGTGGAAGTAGCCGGTCGGAGCATCGTCCCACCGATGACCTGCTGGCCTTCACCCTGGCCCGCGCGGCCGGTTGCCGGGTGGCCGTGTTGCCGCAAGTGCCCAATCAGCCGCTGCTGGGAGATCGTTTCGAAGACGATCTGATCGCCGAGACGTTCGTCAACTTCCTTCAGTCGGGCGAGCAGGATTGGCCCCTTTTGCAACCGATGGTCAAGAGCGCCGTTAAGGCAATGGATGCCGCTCAGGAGCATGCCGAGCAGCGCGGGCGGCCCGTCGAACGGTTCGTCGTGACGGGGGCCTCGAAGCGAGGCTGGACGACCTGGCTTACTGGAGCAATGGACGACCGAGTGGTCGGGATCGCTCCGATGGTGATTCCGACCCTGAACATGAAAGAGAATACGAAGAACCAGCTGACCCTCTGGGGGAAGTACAGCGAGCAGATTGACGACTATACCCGTCGTGGCTTGACCAGCTCGTTTGAAACCGAAGACGGCGCGAAGCTCTGGGAGATGGTCGATCCGTATTTCTATCTCGACCGGATCTCCATTCCCGTCGTTCAGATCAATGGCACCAACGACCGCTACTGGACCCACGACTCGATGCGATTTTACTGGGACAAGATTCAAGGTCCCTCGTACGTCGTGAACCTCCCGAACGCCGGCCATGGACTGGATGAACACCGGGACTATGCCGTCAATGCGGTCGGAGCTCTGGTCCGCCACATTGCGACCGACACCGAGGCCCCTGAGTTCCAGTGGAAGGCGGTCGATGAGAACGGCTCGACCCAGTTCATTCTGACCTCAGCGTCGGAGGTTCGTCCCAAGTCGGTCTCAGTCTGGGTTGCTGAATCCGACGACCGCGACCTTCGAGATGATGCCTACACCAAGAAATCGGTTGATTCGAAGCGTGAGGACGGTGTCTCGTCCTGGACCTATTCGCTGGATCGTCCCGAGTCGGGGTCGCTGGCGGCGTTCTTCGACTTGACGTACGAGGTCGATGGCCTGACCTATCACGTCTCCACGCCGATTCACGAATTCCGATCCGATCCGAACGAGGATACCTCCACGGGCGAGTCGGACGAATGAGCCGGGTGTGTTCCGTCAACGTGGGCCGTCCTCGCCTGTTGCAACGGCGGGGACGGACCATCTCGACCGCCATCATCAAACGCCCTGTCGAAGGCAGGGTGGCCGTTCGTCGGGAAAACCTCGACGGGGATCAACAGGCCGATCTCTCCGTTCATGGGGGACCTGACAAGGCGGTCTATGCCTACCCGGTTGAGCATTACGACGCCTGGCAACGTGAACTGCCCGATGTCGAGCTATCGTGGGGAGCGTTCGGAGAAAATCTGACCTGCTCCGGTGGATGGCGAGAGGACGAGGTCCGCATCGGCGACCGCTTTCGCATCGGTGATGCCGAATTCGAGGTTTCGCAGCCAAGGCTTCCTTGCGGGAAGCTCAACCTGCGATTTGATCGCACCGACATGGTCAAGCGGATGCTCGCTAACGGTTGGTTCGGCTTCTACTTCCGGGTCGTCCAGGAAGGAAGCGTCGCTGTGGGGGATGCGGTGGATCGGATCGCCCGATCGCCGTACAACTTCACGGTCGCCGAGGCCGCACGGCTTGAAGCGATCGACAGAGATGACCCGGAGCTGCTCCGACGCGCGATCGAGGTCGAAGCTTTGCCTGCTTCGTGGCTTCTA
Coding sequences within:
- a CDS encoding PhoPQ-activated pathogenicity-related family protein; translated protein: MRRLLLVPAMIVLMTPAIHADLPSYIEAPDPSYSWEQTKNDTTALGTVHHLTLTSQTWREIPWTHQFRIYEPAVVEHEDMMVLFITGGSSRSEHRPTDDLLAFTLARAAGCRVAVLPQVPNQPLLGDRFEDDLIAETFVNFLQSGEQDWPLLQPMVKSAVKAMDAAQEHAEQRGRPVERFVVTGASKRGWTTWLTGAMDDRVVGIAPMVIPTLNMKENTKNQLTLWGKYSEQIDDYTRRGLTSSFETEDGAKLWEMVDPYFYLDRISIPVVQINGTNDRYWTHDSMRFYWDKIQGPSYVVNLPNAGHGLDEHRDYAVNAVGALVRHIATDTEAPEFQWKAVDENGSTQFILTSASEVRPKSVSVWVAESDDRDLRDDAYTKKSVDSKREDGVSSWTYSLDRPESGSLAAFFDLTYEVDGLTYHVSTPIHEFRSDPNEDTSTGESDE
- a CDS encoding RNA polymerase sigma factor; translation: MRDEQAHLSRISTEWDLVFQAHHGPPEEISAAQTKLMVRYAGAVHRYLLGALRDPELASELDQEFALRFLRGDLHRADPSRGRFRDFLKRALRNLMIDHYRKRQRTPVSIDGSNVPEPVAPDGGPSDFDQQFAESWKRELMAQAWAALARHQERTGQPLHTVLQHRVRHPKMKSPELASMLSAILGKPVQAGWVREAISKARDHFVMALLDGVRTSLQEPTREAILEELADLALLEYCRPTLERRGIIR
- a CDS encoding MOSC domain-containing protein, with protein sequence MSRVCSVNVGRPRLLQRRGRTISTAIIKRPVEGRVAVRRENLDGDQQADLSVHGGPDKAVYAYPVEHYDAWQRELPDVELSWGAFGENLTCSGGWREDEVRIGDRFRIGDAEFEVSQPRLPCGKLNLRFDRTDMVKRMLANGWFGFYFRVVQEGSVAVGDAVDRIARSPYNFTVAEAARLEAIDRDDPELLRRAIEVEALPASWLLTFRQRLRNLESQD